A window of Trichoderma atroviride chromosome 3, complete sequence contains these coding sequences:
- a CDS encoding uncharacterized protein (EggNog:ENOG41~TransMembrane:7 (n3-8c12/13o22-41i53-74o86-106i127-149o155-176i188-211o217-236i)): MMCVALALSSFATNTTHLILTQGALYGIGGSIAYNPCLMYVDEWFDRRKGLAYGLMWSGTGLGGFTIPLVLEALLNRYGFRATLRIWAVALFVLTMPLVYFVKPRLPPSMTAHIKPLDWSFMRTRVFAIYQLGNVIEGMGFFLPGIFLPTYAQDVLGAGSFASAATLLVLNIGSVIGPVTMGTLVDRLHVTTCILISTVGAVFGLLLLWGLGSNIGILYVFSLAYGLFAGSFTTSWPGIMRHVVKVATARDKAATAGDIDGVSVSKYDPLMVIAFLSIGRGVGNIIAGPLSEALIKGMPWQGQATGGLWERVWRFDCVYGCYGFGGRCELCCEEIGMDGIDGFCIMGFDC; encoded by the coding sequence ATGATGTGCGTCGCCCTCGCGCTGTCCTCGTTTGCCACCAACACGACGCATCTCATCCTCACGCAGGGCGCGCTGTACGGCATCGGCGGCTCCATCGCCTACAACCCGTGCCTGATGTACGTCGACGAGTGGTTCGACCGCCGCAAGGGCCTGGCCTATGGCTTGATGTGGTCCGGCACCGGTCTTGGGGGCTTCACGATCCCGCTGGTGCTTGAAGCATTGCTCAACCGCTATGGGTTCCGGGCCACGCTGCGGATATGGGCCGTGGCGCTCTTTGTCCTGACGATGCCGCTCGTCTACTTTGTGAAGCCGCGTCTGCCGCCTTCAATGACTGCGCACATCAAGCCCCTGGACTGGAGCTTCATGAGGACTCGCGTCTTTGCCATATACCAGCTCGGCAACGTCATCGAGGGcatgggcttcttcttgccggGCATTTTCCTCCCGACATACGCGCAGGATGTTCTCGGCGCGGGCTCTTTTGCCTCTGCGGCCACGCTGCTGGTGCTCAATATCGGGTCAGTCATTGGGCCTGTCACGATGGGGACGCTGGTTGACAGATTGCACGTTACGACGTGCATTCTGATATCAACCGTAGGCGCTGTTTttggtcttcttcttctatggGGTCTAGGATCGAATATCGGCATTTTATACGTCTTTAGTCTTGCTTACGGCCTCTTTGCCGGGTCTTTTACAACTTCTTGGCCAGGCATCATGAGGCACGTCGTCAAGGTGGCCACTGCAAGGGACAAGGCAGCCACTGCTGGAGATATCGACGGCGTCAGCGTGAGCAAGTATGATCCTCTCATGGTGATTGCTTTCCTGTCGATTGGCAGAGGCGTGGGAAACATTATCGCGGGCCCGCTGAGCGAGGCTCTGATTAAAGGTATGCCGTGGCAGGGCCAGGCGACCGGGGGGTTATGGGAGCGGGTATGGCGTTTTGATTGTGTTTACGGGTGCTACGGCTTTGGCGGGAGGTGTGAGCTTTGTTGCGAAGAAATTGGGATGGATGGAATAGATGGGTTTTGTATCATGGGCTTTGACTGTTGA